One window of Trichoderma breve strain T069 chromosome 3, whole genome shotgun sequence genomic DNA carries:
- a CDS encoding short chain dehydrogenase domain-containing protein, protein MFASPSSKIVLVTGANQGIGFQIAKSLSSKPGYHVLVGSRDTQRGIKAAKDLQDQGLNAEPITIDVTSDNSIAEVVQQVKSKFGRLDVLINNAGVCLNDERTSPPSLRIFQDTFAVNTFGAALTTEAFIPLLTASSAPRVVFVSSFMGSLTHRPESPVPLPIYRSSKAALNMIMLHYALKYKDAGWKVNATCPGYCATNLNGFVGKDDPADGALNAVKLATMGEDGETGTFSNKEGSLAW, encoded by the exons ATGtttgcctctccctcttcaaAGATCGTCCTAGTTACAGGCGCCAATCAAGGCATCGGTTTCCAGATAGCAAAATCTCTATCGTCAAAGCCGGGATACCATGTTCTTGTGGGAAGTCGTGATACCCAGCGTGGTATTAAAGCGGCCAAAGATCTTCAAGACCAAGGGTTGAATGCCGAGCCTATTACCATTGA TGTTACCTCTGATAACTCTATTGCCGAAGTGGTCCAACAAGTAAAGTCGAAATTTGGCCGTCTTGATGTATTGATTAACAACGCCGGCGTATGCCTGAACGATGAAAGAACCTCTCCCCCTTCGCTTCGCATTTTCCAAGACACGTTTGCAGTCAACACTTTTGGCGCCGCACTCACGACTGAAGCCTTTATCCCTCTTTTAACGGCATCTTCTGCACCTCGAGTCGTCTTTGTATCCTCTTTCATGGGCTCACTCACTCATCGACCGGAGAGTCCAGTTCCTTTGCCAATCTACCGAAGTAGCAAAGCAGCACTCAATATGATCATGCTCCACTATGCTTTAAAGTATAAAGACGCTGGGTGGAAAGTCAATGCGACTTGTCCAGGGTACTGTGCTACGAACCTGAACGGTTTTGTAGGAAAGGATGATCCGGCAGATGGAGCTTTGAATGCAGTAAAACTGGCAACCATGGGTGAAGACGGCGAAACGGGAACCTTTTCGAACAAGGAAGGAAGTTTGGCTTGGTAG